In a genomic window of Sutcliffiella sp. FSL R7-0096:
- a CDS encoding YtoQ family protein, translating into MKFTIYLAGEIHTDWREELKDKAKALDLPLEFVGPMTDHERSDNIGELIMGTQANPIAKDEAASQINNLRTQLLMKKSDVVIALFGEKYKQWNTAMDASAAISLHKPLILIRPENLHHPLKELSNKANVTVETVNQALKVLTYVLE; encoded by the coding sequence ATGAAATTTACTATTTACCTTGCTGGAGAAATCCACACCGACTGGAGAGAAGAATTGAAAGACAAAGCCAAAGCGTTAGACCTTCCCTTGGAGTTTGTCGGACCAATGACAGACCATGAGCGTTCGGATAACATCGGGGAATTGATTATGGGAACTCAAGCAAATCCCATCGCAAAGGATGAGGCAGCTTCCCAAATCAACAACCTGCGCACGCAACTTCTAATGAAAAAGTCAGATGTTGTCATTGCCCTGTTTGGCGAAAAGTACAAGCAATGGAATACAGCGATGGATGCAAGTGCTGCCATCAGCCTTCATAAACCACTTATATTAATTCGACCTGAAAATCTTCATCATCCGTTGAAGGAGTTGTCCAATAAAGCAAATGTTACGGTGGAAACGGTGAATCAGGCATTAAAAGTACTTACTTACGTACTTGAGTAG
- a CDS encoding DUF84 family protein, translating to MKVIVGSRNPAKYMAVQRTLSEMDMENWETVAMDVDSGVSKQPLSDQETIEGALHRARQALAKCDDAEFAIGLEGGVVLDSAPAFTVMVCNWGALVAKDGEEFIAGGARIALPESFKGELLAGRELGDLMDEYCQRKDIRKHEGAVGIFSEGAVTRQQMFEHVSRLLVGQWKYKRRKQT from the coding sequence ATGAAAGTAATAGTCGGATCAAGAAATCCTGCTAAATATATGGCGGTGCAAAGAACATTATCTGAAATGGACATGGAGAACTGGGAGACGGTGGCAATGGACGTGGATTCAGGAGTAAGTAAACAGCCTTTATCTGATCAGGAAACGATTGAAGGTGCATTACATCGAGCAAGACAAGCTTTAGCGAAATGTGACGATGCGGAGTTTGCCATTGGGCTTGAAGGAGGGGTGGTCTTGGATTCTGCACCAGCTTTCACTGTCATGGTATGTAATTGGGGAGCGCTTGTAGCGAAAGATGGGGAAGAATTCATCGCAGGTGGTGCTAGGATAGCTCTTCCGGAATCATTTAAAGGAGAACTCCTGGCAGGAAGAGAGCTTGGCGATCTTATGGATGAATATTGTCAGCGGAAAGATATCAGGAAACATGAAGGGGCAGTAGGGATATTTTCTGAGGGAGCTGTAACAAGGCAGCAAATGTTTGAACATGTAAGTCGATTGCTGGTGGGGCAATGGAAGTATAAGAGAAGGAAGCAGACTTAA
- a CDS encoding M42 family metallopeptidase, translating into MNQETLSLFKTLTELQGAPGFEHDVRRFMRSELEKYSDEVVQDRLGGIFGVKRGDETGPTVMVAGHMDEVGFMVTSITENGMIRFQTLGGWWSQVLLAQRVQVMTDNGPVIGVIGSIPPHLLDEAKRAKPMDIKNMLIDIGADNKEDALKIGIKPGQQIVPVCPFTPMANEKKILAKSWDNRYGCGLAVELLKDLQGETLPNVLYSGATVQEEVGLRGAQTAANMIKPDIFFALDASPANDMTGDKKEFGHLGKGALLRIYDRSMVTHTGMRDFVLDTAESNSIPYQYFISQGGTDAGRVHTSNEGVPSAVVGICSRYIHTHASIVHVDDYAAARELIVKLVKSTDQSTVDSIRSR; encoded by the coding sequence TTGAATCAAGAGACATTATCATTATTTAAAACGTTAACGGAGCTGCAAGGAGCACCTGGATTTGAACATGATGTTCGCCGTTTCATGCGCAGTGAATTAGAAAAATACTCGGATGAAGTAGTACAAGACCGTTTGGGTGGGATTTTTGGTGTGAAAAGAGGAGATGAAACGGGACCAACCGTTATGGTGGCAGGCCATATGGATGAAGTTGGTTTCATGGTTACTTCCATCACGGAAAACGGAATGATCAGATTCCAGACACTTGGTGGCTGGTGGAGCCAGGTCTTACTTGCTCAACGTGTGCAGGTCATGACGGACAATGGTCCAGTAATTGGTGTGATCGGTTCAATTCCTCCTCATCTTCTTGATGAAGCAAAACGTGCCAAGCCTATGGATATCAAGAATATGTTAATTGATATTGGTGCAGACAATAAAGAGGATGCTTTAAAGATCGGCATCAAACCTGGTCAGCAAATTGTCCCTGTCTGCCCTTTCACTCCGATGGCGAATGAAAAGAAAATCCTTGCAAAATCATGGGATAATCGTTATGGTTGCGGACTTGCTGTTGAGTTATTGAAGGACCTTCAAGGAGAGACGCTTCCGAACGTGCTATATTCTGGAGCTACTGTGCAGGAAGAAGTAGGATTGCGTGGAGCCCAAACTGCGGCCAACATGATCAAGCCTGATATTTTCTTTGCCCTTGATGCTTCTCCGGCAAATGATATGACAGGGGATAAGAAGGAATTTGGTCATCTTGGAAAAGGTGCGTTATTGCGCATTTACGATCGCTCTATGGTTACACACACGGGGATGAGGGATTTTGTATTGGATACAGCTGAATCCAATAGCATCCCATATCAATATTTCATCTCTCAGGGTGGTACGGATGCAGGGCGTGTTCATACTTCAAATGAGGGAGTACCTTCTGCAGTAGTTGGAATCTGTTCACGTTATATCCATACACATGCTTCTATTGTACATGTGGATGATTATGCTGCTGCAAGAGAGCTTATCGTGAAGCTTGTCAAATCCACAGATCAATCCACAGTGGATTCCATTAGAAGCCGTTAA
- a CDS encoding PepSY domain-containing protein — protein sequence MKWKALLIGAGIGAAAAYFFTEASKQQAIKPEKALKIAKEAFKKRGPVDGSWIQMVPETIIRNDLSYSIYRGGISRRIDNVLEQYEFVVDKNTGLILDVTQLK from the coding sequence ATGAAATGGAAAGCACTTCTAATCGGTGCTGGAATTGGTGCAGCAGCCGCATACTTTTTCACGGAAGCATCAAAGCAGCAAGCCATAAAGCCTGAAAAAGCATTAAAAATAGCCAAAGAAGCTTTCAAAAAGCGCGGACCTGTTGATGGCTCCTGGATACAGATGGTCCCCGAAACAATTATCAGGAATGATTTATCCTACTCCATCTATAGAGGAGGCATTTCCAGAAGAATTGATAACGTGTTGGAGCAATATGAATTTGTGGTCGACAAAAATACGGGATTAATATTGGATGTTACTCAATTAAAATGA
- a CDS encoding MBL fold metallo-hydrolase, whose amino-acid sequence METLTFGEWKLTWLNGGVTHLDGGAMFGVVPKALWSRRYPVNDSNQIELRTDPILIQTGDRNILIEAGLGKGKLSDKQKRNFGATEESSVGEDLQKLGLTPMDIDTIIMTHLHFDHVCGLTTWDTKEEKYVSVFPNATIHVSEVEWNEMRNPNIRSINTYWEMNWKGIEEQVKTFTEETTVIEGIKMIHTGGHSDGHSIVELTQGEETIIHMADLMPTHAHSPSLWVLAYDDYPMTSIEAKEKWIKDGIGRNAWFTFYHDAFYRAVKWNERFEIKDKVVRIK is encoded by the coding sequence ATGGAAACGCTAACATTTGGGGAATGGAAACTGACTTGGTTGAACGGAGGGGTAACACATCTTGATGGAGGGGCCATGTTCGGGGTGGTTCCAAAGGCATTATGGTCAAGGAGGTACCCAGTAAACGACAGCAACCAGATTGAACTTCGAACAGATCCGATCCTTATCCAAACAGGGGACCGTAATATCCTTATTGAAGCAGGGCTAGGAAAAGGTAAACTTTCTGATAAACAGAAACGGAATTTTGGTGCGACAGAGGAGTCTTCAGTAGGAGAGGATTTACAAAAACTCGGTTTAACACCAATGGATATTGACACCATCATCATGACACATCTTCATTTTGATCATGTGTGCGGGCTTACCACGTGGGATACAAAGGAAGAGAAATACGTATCCGTTTTTCCGAATGCCACCATTCATGTTTCAGAGGTGGAGTGGAATGAAATGAGAAACCCTAATATCCGTTCCATAAACACGTACTGGGAAATGAACTGGAAAGGTATTGAAGAGCAAGTAAAGACTTTTACAGAAGAAACAACGGTCATTGAGGGGATAAAAATGATCCACACAGGTGGACACAGTGATGGACATTCCATTGTCGAATTGACACAAGGGGAGGAAACCATAATTCACATGGCAGACCTTATGCCCACCCACGCTCATTCCCCATCCCTATGGGTACTGGCCTATGACGACTATCCGATGACATCAATAGAAGCAAAGGAGAAGTGGATCAAAGATGGGATTGGGCGCAATGCATGGTTCACCTTCTACCATGATGCATTTTACCGTGCAGTAAAATGGAATGAACGCTTTGAAATAAAAGATAAAGTGGTACGTATAAAGTAA
- the trmB gene encoding tRNA (guanosine(46)-N7)-methyltransferase TrmB encodes MRFRNKPWATEFIAENAYYCIPDPENHKGKWADIFGNNNPIHIEVGTGKGTFVTEMAKANPSINYIGIELFESVIVKALEKAVAADIPNVKLLNVNAQKLAEYFDAGEIDRVYLNFSDPWPKTRHEKRRLTYKAFLDLYKEVLVSQGEIHFKTDNRGLFEYSLMSFSEYGLLLKYVSLDLHNSDFEGNIMTEYEEKFSSKGFPIYRCEVKYPE; translated from the coding sequence ATGAGATTCAGAAACAAACCATGGGCAACAGAGTTTATCGCAGAGAATGCGTATTACTGCATTCCAGATCCCGAAAACCATAAAGGCAAGTGGGCGGATATTTTCGGCAACAATAATCCGATCCACATTGAAGTGGGGACTGGAAAAGGGACATTTGTTACAGAGATGGCAAAAGCTAACCCATCGATTAATTATATTGGAATAGAGCTTTTTGAAAGCGTGATTGTGAAGGCTTTGGAAAAGGCAGTCGCAGCAGATATTCCGAATGTAAAGCTTTTGAACGTAAATGCTCAAAAGTTAGCGGAGTATTTCGATGCAGGAGAAATAGACAGGGTTTATTTGAACTTTTCTGATCCTTGGCCAAAAACCCGCCATGAAAAAAGAAGGCTTACGTACAAGGCTTTCCTCGATCTTTACAAGGAAGTATTGGTCTCGCAAGGAGAAATTCACTTTAAGACAGACAACCGTGGATTGTTTGAGTATAGTTTGATGAGCTTTTCTGAGTACGGCCTTTTATTGAAGTATGTCAGCTTAGACCTTCATAACAGTGACTTTGAAGGAAATATCATGACGGAGTATGAAGAGAAGTTTTCCAGTAAAGGTTTTCCTATTTATCGATGTGAAGTGAAATATCCAGAATAG
- a CDS encoding YtzH-like family protein, giving the protein MPLNYHDQIHLLKDILADHQIDCCGSVAEYEQLERVIKSLMVNNEIDQNVKSILQDIYSYSQAGINSSNDHNHNQLHQSKFTGWIESIDQYS; this is encoded by the coding sequence ATGCCGTTAAATTATCATGATCAAATACATCTTCTAAAGGATATTTTGGCGGATCATCAAATTGATTGCTGCGGTTCTGTTGCTGAGTATGAGCAGCTAGAACGTGTCATCAAATCACTAATGGTCAATAATGAAATCGATCAGAATGTGAAGAGTATCCTCCAGGATATCTATTCCTATAGCCAGGCCGGAATCAATTCAAGCAACGACCATAACCATAATCAACTTCATCAATCAAAATTCACCGGCTGGATTGAAAGTATCGACCAATACTCTTAA
- a CDS encoding phosphotransferase family protein — protein MEHLLGDEWKISPAGGLTGDAYFAQNEGKKLFLKRNSSPFLAVLSAEGIVPKLVWTKRLENGDVITAQHWISARELKPNDMNMETVAQLLHKIHHSKELLDMLTRLGKEPVEPSTILEDIKNGMAFELLSLDVIQKSLDFLTKEIHHVRYKDKVVCHCDLNHNNWLLSDSQELFLIDWDGAVIADPAIDLCMLLYWYIPEQDWADWLSTYGIPLTDDLRHRMHWYVIAQTILSVQWYHHKDIEKEKQNWLNYLERLLPV, from the coding sequence TTGGAACATTTATTAGGTGATGAGTGGAAAATCAGTCCGGCAGGTGGTTTGACGGGAGATGCTTACTTTGCACAAAATGAGGGCAAGAAGTTATTCCTAAAAAGAAATTCATCGCCATTTTTGGCTGTTCTTTCAGCAGAGGGGATCGTTCCTAAGCTTGTCTGGACAAAACGCCTGGAAAATGGGGATGTTATTACTGCACAACATTGGATCAGTGCAAGAGAATTGAAGCCCAATGACATGAATATGGAAACGGTGGCACAACTCTTACACAAAATCCACCACTCAAAAGAGCTGCTTGATATGCTTACCCGGTTAGGAAAAGAACCGGTGGAGCCTTCGACAATCCTAGAGGATATCAAAAACGGAATGGCTTTTGAACTCTTATCTTTGGATGTGATCCAAAAATCACTGGATTTTCTTACGAAGGAAATCCATCATGTCCGATATAAAGATAAGGTAGTCTGTCATTGTGATTTGAATCATAACAATTGGCTGCTTTCAGATAGTCAGGAGTTATTTTTGATTGATTGGGACGGGGCTGTAATTGCAGATCCGGCTATTGATTTATGTATGCTATTATACTGGTATATTCCAGAGCAGGACTGGGCTGATTGGCTTTCAACATATGGAATACCATTGACAGATGATCTGCGCCACCGTATGCATTGGTACGTGATAGCACAGACGATCCTATCTGTACAATGGTATCATCATAAAGATATTGAAAAGGAAAAGCAAAACTGGCTGAACTATTTGGAAAGGCTTTTGCCTGTATAA
- the pulA gene encoding type I pullulanase → MIFIKREFEAYLDEMDKITILLPMGSYHGESATFTLLFEENTYPLEIVDKKTLPNTVKYICKANTIINIGTKYKVADEHGRKTDLQIGAVIRTKAFDDAFYYEGNDLGATYQKGASTFTLWAPTASAVKIKLKAPKSKEDIHYSLIREDKGIWRITVQGDLEGFLYTYLVCVNLVWREAVDPYAIASSLNSEAAVIIDKERMNIPKVPLPPFMDATDAIIYELHIRDFSSHPKSGMIQKGKYAAFSEDPSPSPETGETGLTYIEKLGVTHIELLPFNDYGGVDEAEPDKAYNWGYNPLLFNVPEGSYSLDANDPYSRVVELKELINTLHRKELRVIMDVVYNHVYIREDSSFEKIVPGYYFRHDEHGMPSNGTGVGNDIASERKMVRKFILDSIKYWMEEYDVDGFRFDLMGIMDVQTMNAVKETVSIIKPGAILLGEGWELNTPLGAEQKAMIINAKKMPEIAFFNDMVRDSVKGSTFNMFDRGFALGNTHKTHLMKQSLSGSIQTEPNTRGLFLEPTQSINYIESHDNHTMWDKISVCNSHEDEETRMKRHRLATAIILLAQGIPFLHAGQEFYRTKGGEENSYKSPDTVNNLDWQRKEQYLENVTYLSGLIQLRKSHKAFRFPTTAQIQQHVRFPIEKGHLLMYHLSDVNKYGKWNHLLVIFHNGLHSESVALPLQGEWEVLADEYAAGDSPIRKVKGEIQVAPISTVVLAQH, encoded by the coding sequence ATGATTTTCATCAAGAGAGAATTTGAAGCCTACTTAGATGAAATGGATAAAATAACCATCCTCTTACCAATGGGAAGTTATCATGGAGAATCAGCTACCTTCACCCTCCTTTTTGAAGAAAACACCTACCCTTTGGAAATTGTGGACAAAAAGACGCTACCCAATACGGTTAAATACATTTGTAAAGCGAATACAATCATCAACATAGGAACCAAGTATAAGGTAGCGGATGAACATGGAAGAAAAACCGATCTGCAAATCGGTGCCGTTATCCGTACGAAGGCATTTGATGATGCATTTTATTATGAAGGAAATGACCTCGGTGCTACCTATCAGAAAGGGGCATCCACCTTCACGCTTTGGGCACCGACTGCTTCTGCTGTCAAAATAAAGCTAAAAGCCCCTAAAAGCAAAGAGGATATCCATTATAGCCTGATCCGAGAAGATAAGGGGATATGGCGGATTACCGTCCAAGGTGATTTGGAAGGCTTTTTATATACGTATCTTGTCTGTGTGAACCTTGTCTGGAGAGAAGCGGTCGATCCCTATGCCATCGCATCTAGCTTAAATAGTGAAGCTGCGGTCATTATTGACAAAGAACGGATGAATATCCCGAAAGTTCCGTTGCCTCCATTCATGGATGCAACAGATGCCATCATCTACGAGCTGCATATACGTGATTTTTCTTCTCATCCTAAAAGCGGAATGATACAAAAAGGTAAGTATGCAGCTTTTTCTGAAGATCCATCTCCAAGTCCAGAAACAGGCGAAACAGGTCTGACTTATATAGAAAAGCTCGGCGTCACCCACATTGAGCTCTTACCCTTCAATGACTACGGAGGGGTAGACGAGGCAGAGCCTGATAAAGCATATAACTGGGGCTATAATCCGCTTCTGTTCAATGTGCCTGAAGGAAGCTATTCCCTTGATGCCAACGATCCTTACTCAAGGGTCGTGGAGCTGAAAGAATTGATTAACACCCTTCACAGAAAAGAGTTAAGGGTAATTATGGATGTAGTGTATAACCATGTATATATCAGGGAGGATTCCTCTTTTGAAAAGATAGTCCCAGGCTATTACTTCCGCCATGACGAACATGGCATGCCTTCCAATGGGACCGGTGTTGGAAATGACATAGCATCTGAAAGGAAAATGGTTCGTAAATTTATCTTGGATTCCATCAAATATTGGATGGAGGAGTATGATGTAGATGGCTTCAGGTTTGACCTGATGGGAATAATGGATGTTCAGACAATGAACGCTGTAAAGGAAACAGTATCCATCATTAAGCCCGGTGCCATCCTCCTCGGGGAAGGATGGGAGCTGAATACCCCTCTTGGTGCAGAGCAGAAGGCGATGATCATCAATGCAAAAAAGATGCCGGAAATAGCGTTTTTCAATGATATGGTCAGGGATTCGGTCAAAGGCAGTACTTTTAACATGTTTGACCGCGGATTCGCTCTTGGAAATACTCATAAAACCCATTTAATGAAGCAATCACTTTCCGGAAGTATCCAAACAGAACCAAATACAAGAGGGCTATTCCTTGAGCCTACCCAATCCATCAACTATATTGAGTCTCATGATAATCACACGATGTGGGATAAAATATCTGTCTGTAACAGTCATGAGGATGAAGAAACAAGAATGAAACGACACCGGCTTGCCACTGCTATCATTTTGTTAGCGCAAGGTATTCCTTTCCTCCATGCCGGACAGGAATTTTACCGTACAAAGGGCGGCGAAGAGAACAGTTACAAGTCTCCTGATACCGTAAATAACCTGGATTGGCAAAGGAAAGAGCAATATTTGGAGAATGTCACCTATTTAAGTGGACTTATCCAACTAAGAAAGTCACATAAAGCTTTCCGCTTTCCAACAACAGCTCAAATCCAGCAGCACGTAAGATTTCCTATTGAAAAGGGACATCTGCTCATGTACCATCTCAGTGATGTAAACAAGTATGGAAAATGGAACCATCTCCTGGTCATTTTTCATAATGGGCTTCATTCGGAATCGGTAGCCTTGCCCCTACAGGGGGAGTGGGAGGTTCTGGCAGATGAGTATGCTGCAGGTGATTCACCGATCCGGAAAGTGAAGGGAGAAATACAGGTGGCACCAATCAGTACCGTTGTCCTTGCTCAACATTAA
- a CDS encoding NERD domain-containing protein, producing MAQLIKLQDYITRYEVDIYRYPNQYIRLKKQQWNTFEAMLKNPVDVIIPEVEQVEEEKAEKESMLSSLIKSFKKKDDDVEELYVGKVSPVVAEMEEEWKLPEIRGKKTPEERKQQFLDSILPLQLKWASSTIREMSHLQKNYRRETLLKYFLQRFPDTFFVMYKPIFLVKQAPVELEIIIITPNEIFALFYMDEQDESVILGNNDRFWSIREKENERKIVNPTISLNRMGAIIKNILPQYEISLPVTKLLLHPKGYIDISDGPTDVQVIDKRTYDKWFEKMRENRLPLKHSQLKAAGALLSHCQSTYIDRPEWQ from the coding sequence GTGGCGCAGTTAATTAAATTACAAGATTATATTACAAGATACGAAGTAGATATATATCGTTATCCGAATCAATATATACGGTTGAAAAAACAGCAATGGAATACTTTTGAAGCGATGCTCAAAAATCCTGTGGATGTGATTATCCCGGAGGTGGAGCAGGTAGAGGAAGAAAAGGCAGAAAAAGAAAGCATGCTGTCCTCCTTAATCAAGTCATTTAAAAAGAAGGACGATGATGTAGAAGAGTTATATGTTGGGAAAGTGAGTCCAGTTGTTGCTGAAATGGAGGAGGAATGGAAGCTTCCTGAAATTAGAGGAAAGAAGACACCTGAAGAAAGAAAACAGCAGTTTCTTGACTCCATCCTCCCCCTCCAGTTAAAGTGGGCGAGTTCAACTATCAGGGAGATGTCCCACCTCCAAAAGAATTATAGGCGGGAGACCCTATTAAAATACTTCCTGCAACGCTTTCCTGACACATTTTTTGTCATGTACAAACCGATATTCCTTGTTAAGCAGGCCCCTGTTGAACTGGAAATCATTATCATTACCCCGAACGAAATTTTTGCCCTTTTTTATATGGATGAACAAGATGAGAGTGTAATATTGGGTAATAATGACCGCTTCTGGTCCATCCGTGAAAAAGAAAATGAGAGAAAAATAGTGAATCCTACCATCAGTTTGAACAGGATGGGTGCCATCATAAAGAATATCCTTCCACAATACGAAATAAGTCTGCCTGTGACAAAGCTGTTGTTGCACCCAAAAGGGTATATCGACATTTCTGATGGCCCTACTGATGTCCAGGTAATCGACAAACGTACATATGATAAGTGGTTTGAGAAAATGAGGGAAAACAGGCTTCCGCTAAAACACAGTCAGCTTAAAGCAGCTGGAGCCCTGCTGTCCCATTGCCAATCAACTTATATAGACCGGCCGGAATGGCAATAA
- a CDS encoding LrgB family protein, which translates to MNTWYGIMFILITILMFLGMRSIYLRFRNPMLNPVATTTLLLILGLMALNVSYDTYMLGGWWIQELLGPAVVALAYPLYHQRKKIFRYRFPLFAGLLSGVFIGIVTGMVYVKVAALSPIYSATFLPKSVTSPIAMDIAAITGGIPSLAAALVILSGIMGAVVGPVLMKYMGISHYLGVGVALGCAAHGIGTAKATEYGEEEAAFSSISMTLSALLYALVLPISIGYFL; encoded by the coding sequence ATGAATACTTGGTACGGCATTATGTTCATTCTCATTACTATTTTAATGTTCCTAGGAATGAGGAGTATCTATCTTCGGTTTCGTAATCCAATGCTCAATCCGGTCGCCACTACCACCCTTCTACTCATCCTCGGATTGATGGCTTTAAATGTGAGCTATGATACATATATGCTGGGGGGCTGGTGGATCCAGGAATTGCTTGGTCCGGCTGTTGTTGCCCTCGCATACCCGCTATACCATCAGCGGAAGAAAATATTTCGTTATCGATTTCCTTTGTTTGCAGGCTTATTGTCAGGAGTCTTTATTGGAATCGTTACAGGTATGGTTTACGTGAAAGTGGCAGCCCTCAGCCCTATTTATTCCGCCACCTTCTTGCCGAAATCTGTTACTTCCCCAATAGCCATGGATATTGCGGCCATTACAGGAGGCATTCCAAGTCTGGCTGCGGCTTTAGTTATACTGAGCGGGATAATGGGGGCCGTTGTTGGCCCGGTGCTGATGAAGTACATGGGAATATCTCATTATCTTGGTGTAGGGGTTGCGCTTGGCTGTGCTGCACACGGAATCGGTACTGCCAAGGCGACGGAATATGGAGAGGAAGAAGCCGCATTCAGCTCTATCAGCATGACCCTGTCCGCCCTGTTATACGCGCTGGTATTGCCCATTAGTATTGGATATTTCTTATAG
- a CDS encoding CidA/LrgA family protein, producing the protein MKLVVQICILYVFYRVGAYIQDVFTIPVPGSIIGMLLLLLFLMTGILKDKYLQGGAHALILYLPLFFVPATVGVMDHFGFLSSNNGLIMLLALLIGTLLVLLSSGLVAQKTAAAVDIKTKGSRRDGI; encoded by the coding sequence ATGAAACTAGTAGTTCAGATATGTATTCTCTATGTTTTTTATCGGGTAGGTGCATATATTCAAGATGTTTTTACCATCCCGGTACCTGGGAGTATCATTGGGATGTTGTTGCTTTTGCTGTTCCTTATGACGGGTATCCTAAAGGATAAATACCTTCAAGGAGGAGCACATGCATTGATTCTTTACCTGCCTTTGTTTTTTGTGCCTGCCACAGTCGGAGTCATGGACCATTTTGGATTTTTATCGAGCAATAACGGTCTGATCATGCTGCTTGCGCTCTTAATAGGGACGCTTCTGGTGCTTTTGAGCTCCGGTTTGGTTGCTCAAAAAACTGCAGCAGCGGTCGATATTAAAACAAAGGGTTCAAGGAGAGATGGGATATGA
- the thpR gene encoding RNA 2',3'-cyclic phosphodiesterase, whose amino-acid sequence MTTQTHYFIAVPLPKEWKEELHLYMKELKGKYPFTRWVHPEDLHLTLAFLGNMEESQKEKLVSLTLDVAAQHRSFSLTLSELGTFGNPQSPRIFWLGVENSPSLNSLRKDIYAACEKVGFQLDSRPFHPHITLARKWKGPGSIDQESLLTNSEKGGSYEVKEIVLYETHLNRMPKYEEKEIFPLV is encoded by the coding sequence ATGACTACACAAACCCATTATTTTATCGCAGTCCCTCTTCCAAAAGAATGGAAGGAAGAGTTACATTTATATATGAAAGAGTTGAAAGGCAAGTATCCATTTACCAGATGGGTACATCCCGAGGATTTGCATCTAACACTCGCGTTTCTTGGGAATATGGAGGAATCTCAAAAAGAAAAACTGGTTTCATTGACTTTGGATGTAGCAGCGCAACATCGATCCTTTTCCCTCACCTTAAGTGAGTTGGGCACGTTCGGTAATCCTCAGTCTCCAAGAATATTTTGGCTTGGGGTTGAAAATTCCCCATCTTTAAATTCCCTACGTAAAGATATATATGCTGCATGTGAAAAGGTGGGATTCCAGCTTGATTCACGGCCATTTCATCCACATATCACACTAGCTAGAAAATGGAAGGGTCCAGGGTCGATAGACCAAGAAAGTCTCTTGACCAATAGCGAAAAGGGAGGTTCTTATGAAGTGAAAGAAATAGTCCTTTATGAAACACATCTCAACAGAATGCCAAAATATGAAGAGAAGGAAATTTTTCCATTAGTATAG